TTTATTAATCATTTTTCTCCCCCTCAAAAATAAAGACATCTTCAATCGGTAAGTCAAAGAACTCGGCAATTCGATGTGCCAAAAACAAAGAGGCATTATATTTACCT
The Leuconostoc suionicum genome window above contains:
- a CDS encoding helix-turn-helix transcriptional regulator, which encodes MINRIQELRKSRKLTQAELASELEVTRQTVISLEKGKYNASLFLAHRIAEFFDLPIEDVFIFEGEKND